A genomic stretch from Pochonia chlamydosporia 170 chromosome 4, whole genome shotgun sequence includes:
- a CDS encoding amidohydrolase domain-containing protein (similar to Togninia minima UCRPA7 XP_007916125.1) has translation MEIKTITVHAGTIFDAKARQFKENVSITVDPRTGSIVSVRQRDSPTANLRDGDIDLRDKIVMPGFVDAHTHIFLHAYKERSSLEQMRDESIVERTIRATNHVRRALLSGYTTYRDLGTEGMASFDTNVRDAINRGLIPGPRLFVATECLASTGSYQLRLENTANGASGPRISDPCDGPVSCRAAVRRRVAAGADIIKFYADYSRQAMRFPAVETHGSSIPVQFPPRNPNPPIVMFNQDEMNAIVEEAHLAGLPVACHASTAKGAAMAAKAGVSSIEHGNFITEEVFAEMHRNNCIFVPTLGIMEVLRKHDLARLQRNVKKAFDMGVRLAAGGDTGAFNHGEGAREMELMIDAGVPVEDVLEACTVGGWESCGKDACGYRFGWFEEGNRADIIALDADPRVDREALRKVSFVMKDGRVWKRGGEAVGVE, from the exons ATGGAAATCAAGACAATAACAGTCCATGCCGGAACAATTTTCGACGCCAAAGCGAGACAATTCAAAGAAAATGTATCAATTACAGTGGACCCCCGAACAGGCAGTATCGTCAGTGTACGCCAGCGGGACAGCCCAACCGCCAATCTAAGAGACGGCGATATTGATCTCCGCGACAAGATAGTCATGCCTGGATTCGTAGACGCACATACTCACATATTCCTACACGCATACAA AGAGCGGTCCTCCCTAGAGCAGATGAGAGATGAAAGTATCGTGGAACGGACAATCCGTGCAACAAATCACGTTCGCCGGGCTCTGCTCTCAGGATACACCACATACCGCGACCTGGGCACAGAGGGAATGGCATCGTTCGACACAAACGTACGAGATGCTATTAACCGCGGTCTCATCCCCGGGCCACGACTCTTCGTGGCAACTGAATGTCTCGCATCCACAGGCTCATATCAACTGCGTCTGGAAAATACCGCCAACGGGGCCTCTGGTCCGCGAATCTCAGATCCCTGCGACGGACCTGTATCGTGCAGGGCTGCCGTACGCAGACGAGTCGCCGCAGGAGCAGACATCATCAAGTTCTACGCCGACTACTCCCGCCAAGCGATGCGGTTCCCGGCCGTGGAAACTCACGGGTCAAGCATCCCCGTTCAATTCCCGCCTAGGAACCCGAACCCGCCGATAGTCATGTTCAACCAAGATGAGATGAATGCAATTGTGGAGGAAGCCCATCTCGCTGGCCTCCCGGTAGCATGCCacgccagcaccgccaagGGAGCGGCCATGGCAGCAAAAGCAGGTGTATCCAGCATCGAACACGGAAACTTCATCACAGAAGAGGTGTTCGCGGAAATGCACCGCAACAACTGCATCTTTGTGCCTACTTTGGGAATTATGGAGGTGCTTAGGAAGCACGACCTGGCTAGACTGCAGCGCAATGTGAAGAAGGCGTTTGACATGGGTGTTCGGCTTGCGGCGGGCGGTGACACAGGCGCGTTTAATCACGGCGAGGGCGCGCGAGAGATGGAGCTCATGATTGATGCGGGTGTTCCGGTGGAAGATGTCTTGGAGGCATGTACGGTGGGCGGGTGGGAGTCGTGCGGGAAGGATGCCTGCGGGTATAGGTTTGGGTGGTTTGAGGAGGGGAATAGAGCTGACATTATTGCGTTGGATGCTGATCCGAGGGTCGACAGGGAGGCTTTGAGGAAGGTGAGTTTTGTGATGAAGGATGGACGGGTGTGGAAGAGAGGTGGTGAGGCGGTTGGAGTAGAGTGA
- a CDS encoding beta-galactosidase precursor (similar to Aspergillus terreus NIH2624 XP_001210702.1) → MKLSTALSAVALPFAQALNLGGRPYQIIHDRATALQDFVTWDEHSLFIHGERAMMFSGEFHPFRLPVPSLYLDVFEKIKALGFNMVSFYVDWALLEGKKGEYRADGIFALEPFFDAATKAGIYLLARPGPYINAEVSGGGFPGYLQQLKGILRSSAPDFLNSTDNYMAHVCATIAKYQITNGGPVVLFQPENEYSSGSNIPFPNGQYMQYVINQARHAGISVPMVNNDVGPAGNYAPGKGVGSMDIYGHDSYPLGFDCGNPTVWPANGLPTNFHQLHFQGGAFDPWGGWGFEKCAALVNHEFARVFYKNNLAAGVSIFSIYMIYGGTNWGNLGHPGGYTSYDYGACIRENRVIDREKYSEVKLEGQFVKVSPGYITAAVGTASTTAYSNNPGITITPLTSNGTGNFFIARQTDYTATGSVSYTLTLPTTNGTITIPQRGGSLSLHGRDSKIHLTDYPVGDYKLVYTTAEVFTWKKYADRTVLVLYGGPNELHEFSVNAPSAAKVMRVEGISVSPHAQALSTVVQWKTSSKRQFIQIGDLAIYLVDRNTAYNYWVPVIPGPKSSEYGTSLMNPDAAIINGGYLIRSASVTGNTLSVRADFNTSTPLEVIGIPNGVTKLSVNGKNLKYTTSSTGTWVSQPDITIPALQLPDLNKLSWYQIDSLPEITSKYDDSKWTTASQKPTSKPQAHHDRSNATLAADSSPVSLHGSDYGFNTGTLLFRGHFTASGKESSFKAWTSGGTGYASSVWLNDRFVGSFKGNDDAENQNSTYSLPNLTAGKAYILTVVVDSMGFNENFNPGYEDMKVPRGIFEYTLSSPDGAQTNITTWKITGNLGGQNYADKHRGPLNEGGLFFERQGYHYPSPPLDFFTKGSPYDGADHAGITYYVTKMALDLPTDKYDIPLSFVFTNATKYGDYRALLYVNGFQFGKYSSNIGPQTEFPVPEGILNYNGDNWIGLAVWSLDNTGARVPGFEVKAGTPVQSSRNKVELVTGPSYSKRPGAY, encoded by the exons ATGAAGCTATCTACAGCTCTCAGTGCAGTCGCGCTCCCCTTCGCCCAAGCCCTTAATCTTGGCGGCCGTCCTTACCAAATTATCCATGACCGCGCCACCGCTCTCCAGGACTTTGTTACCTGGGATGAGCATTCACTGTTTATCCATGGCGAGCGGGCCATGATGTTCTCGGGCGAGTTCCACCCGTTTCGTCTGCCCGTGCCGTCGCTGTACTTGGATGTCTTTGAGAAGATCAAGGCGCTTGGGTTTAACATGGTTTCCTTCTATGTGGATTGGGCGCTGctcgagggcaagaagggaGAGTATCGTGCGGATGGCATCTTCGCCTTGGAGCCGTTCTTTGACGCCGCTACCAAGGCTGGCATTTATCTGCTGGCTCGACCGGGTCCGTATATCAATGCTGAGGTTAGCGGTGGCGGATTTCCCGGGTATTTGCAGCAGTTGAAGGGGATTTTGAGGTCGTCGGCTCCTGATTTTCTGAATTCAACTGATAA TTACATGGCTCATGTGTGtgccaccattgccaaataTCAAATCACAAACGGTGGACCGGTCGTCCTCTTCCAGCCTGAGAACGAGTACTCGTCCGGAAGCAACATTCCGTTTCCGAATGGACAGTACATGCAATATGTTatcaaccaggccagacatgCGGGTATTTCAGTGCCCATGGTTAATAACGACGTTGGCCCTGCGGGCAATTACGCTCCTGGAAAGGGTGTTGGAAGCATGGATATCTAT GGACATGATAGCTACCCCCTCGGGTTTGATTGT GGAAACCCCACGGTGTGGCCTGCGAACGGACTTCCCACCAACTTTCACCAACTCCAT TTCCAAGGAGGCGCCTTTGATCCGTGGGGCGGCTGGGGCTTTGAAAAATGCGCAGCTCTAGTCAACCACGAATTCGCACGAGTCTTTTACAAGAACAACTTGGCAGCTGGAGTGTCGATTTTCAGCATCTACATG ATCTACGGAGGAACAAACTGGGGCAATCTCGGTCATCCAGGCGGATACACCTCGTACGACTACGGCGCG TGCATTCGAGAAAACAGAGTCATTGACCGTGAAAAGTACTCTGAAGTCAAACTCGAAGGCCAGTTCGTCAAAGTGTCGCCGGGTTACATCACTGCTGCTGTAGGCACAGCCTCAACAACCGCATACTCCAACAATCCCGGCATCACCATAACGCCCCTGACGTCCAACGGCACAGGGAATTTCTTCATTGCCCGTCAGACAGACTACACAGCTACCGGAAGCGTCTCATACACGCTTACTCTGCCCACCACCAATGGAACCATCACGATCCCTCAGCGCGGCGGAAGCTTGTCCTTGCACGGGCGAGATTCCAAGATTCATCTGACGGATTATCCAGTAGGTGACTACAAGCTGGTGTATACAACTGCAGAGGTGTTCACTTGGAAAAAGTATGCCGACAGAACGGTATTGGTACTGTACGGAGGACCAAATGAATTACACGAATTCTCCGTCAACGCTCCCTCAGCCGCCAAGGTCATGCGTGTCGAGGGAATCAGCGTGTCGCCTCATGCACAGGCTCTCTCAACTGTAGTTCAGTGGAAGACGTCGTCCAAGAGACAGTTTATCCAGATTGGCGACTTGGCAATCTACCTCGTTG ACCGCAACACCGCCTACAACTACTGGGTTCCCGTCATCCCCGGTCCCAAATCCTCCGAGTACGGTACATCGCTCATGAATCCAGACGCAGCAATCATCAACGGTGGCTACCTCATCCGCTCTGCCTCCGTCACCGGAAACACCCTCTCCGTCCGCGCCGACTTCAACACATCCACGCCTCTCGAAGTCATCGGCATCCCCAACGGCGTCACCAAACTATCTGTCAACGGCAAGAATCTCAAATACACCACCTCCTCGACAGGCACATGGGTTTCCCAGCCGGACATTACCATCCCGGCTCTCCAACTCCCCGACCTCAACAAGCTCTCCTGGTACCAGATCGATTCTCTGCCCGAAATCACCTCCAAATACGACGACTCCAAGTGGACAACTGCTTCCCAAAAGCCTACGAGCAAGCCCCAAGCGCATCATGACAGATCCAATGCCACTCTGGCGGCAGACTCGTCGCCGGTGTCTCTCCACGGGTCAGACTACGGCTTCAACACGGGAACCCTCCTCTTCAGAGGGCACTTTACTGCGTCTGGGAAAGAATCCTCCTTCAAGGCATGGACGTCCGGCGGCACAGGGTACGCCAGTTCGGTATGGCTGAACGACCGCTTTGTCGGGTCCTTCAAGGGCAACGATGACGCCGAGAACCAGAATTCCACGTATTCCCTGCCGAATCTCACAGCGGGCAAAGCCTACATTCTCACAGTGGTGGTAGACTCCATGGGATTCAATGAAAACTTCAACCCCGGCTACGAGGACATGAAGGTACCCCGTGGCATCTTCGAATACACACTCTCCTCTCCTGACGGCGCCCAAacaaacatcaccacctgGAAAATCACTGGCAATCTCGGTGGTCAAAACTACGCCGACAAGCACCGCGGTCCTCTCAACGAGGGAGGCCTCTTCTTCGAACGCCAAGGATACCATTATCCGTCGCCGCCCCTGGATTTCTTCACAAAGGGCTCGCCGTATGACGGCGCCGATCACGCTGGTATCACGTATTATGTCACCAAGATGGCGCTGGACTTGCCTACTGATAAGTACGATATCCCGCTTTCGTTTGTGTTCACCAATGCGACGAAATATGGGGATTACAGGGCCCTGCTTTACGTCAATGGATTCCAATTCGGCAAGTATAGCAGCAATATTGGTCCGCAGACCGAGTTCCCCGTGCCGGAGGGCATTCTCAACTACAATGGGGATAACTGGATCGGTCTGGCGGTTTGGTCGTTGGATAATACCGGTGCAAGGGTGCCTGGGTTTGAGGTCAAGGCTGGGACTCCTGTGCAGTCTTCCCGGAATAAGGTTGAACTTGTTACGGGACCGTCGTATTCCAAGCGTCCAGGGGCGTATTGA
- a CDS encoding Mid2-like cell wall stress sensor (similar to Metarhizium robertsii ARSEF 23 XP_007816988.1): protein MYSKQIFQQLLVAVAMLSVAQSTWLDTNRFDIKAIAKRQLGDLTGGDSGSKTTQGTATGGSTPNSSSSSSSSSSSTPSTTPSSTTDSSTPSSTPASTTSTTPESSSSSTPASTTSTPEQTSTTPKTTPSSTPTAVVSTTVHVVTMTNTDGSKTTVSSTSRTTTTPGLSSPDGETSGMSTKTRNTVIGVVVGVGGAIVLGALGLVAWRIWGRKKHNEENDGLMDYDMSTTGGVEKSERGSSAGGTHPQRTPFQSTLENYHQPGQVNASSNF, encoded by the coding sequence ATGTATTCCAAGCAGATTTTTCAGCAGCTgcttgttgcagttgcaATGCTCTCCGTGGCACAGTCAACCTGGCTGGATACGAACCGATTTGATATTAAAGCCATCGCTAAACGACAACTCGGTGACCTTACAGGGGGAGATTCCGGCAGCAAGACGACCCAGGGCACAGCTACCGGAGGTAGTACGCCTAACTCATCGAGCTCTTCATCTAGCTCATCATCCTCTACGCCGTCTACCACTCCCTCGAGCACCACTGATTCCAGCACGCCTTCATCTACCCCAGCTAGCACCACATCTACCACCCCCGAATCCAGCTCCTCTTCAACCCCCGCGAGCACCACTTCTACCCCAGAACAGACCTCAACTACCCCCAAGACGACTCCTTCGAGCACACCAACTGCCGTTGTTTCAACTACTGTTCATGTGGTCACGATGACCAATACTGATGGATCCAAGACGACGGTTTCAAGCACATCAAGAACGACGACCACACCGGGACTGTCTTCCCCAGACGGTGAGACCTCTGGCATGTCCACCAAGACTCGAAATACCGTTATTGGTgtcgttgttggtgttggcggagCTATTGTTCTTGGAGCTCTTGGATTGGTGGCCTGGCGAATCTGGGGACGTAAGAAGCACAACGAGGAGAATGATGGGCTCATGGACTACGATATGTCGACAACTGGAGGTGTGGAGAAGTCTGAGCGAGGCAGTAGTGCTGGCGGCACTCATCCTCAACGCACCCCCTTCCAGTCGACCTTGGAGAACTACCATCAACCTGGACAAGTCAATGCGTCGTCCAACTTTTAA
- a CDS encoding alcohol dehydrogenase (similar to Aspergillus flavus NRRL3357 XP_002382270.1), with translation MGPPASCAALVQRNGKPTKGIISVPVPQEHQVLVNVSYVAQNPTDVQANDQNAFGDDAVLGCDFVGTVEKLGPNVSKVKEGDVMAGLIWGGEVKGQGAYSEYTVADERICFIVPDGISHEEAATVPLAACTALLAFFSKDCLGIDRAQCKRQSVLVWGGSSSVGLYAIQVAAMYGLNVITTCSPRHHDQASELGAKHVFDYRDEDIVSKIVNAEPNLKYVFDTIGNDKSSVTASQAITSKGGRLCTVRPGKAFTEGASKQTTVTDVLVWTAFLKEHRYGKFFWPPNKGDHEMCVEFCEQLPKLLSKEIIKPNNAKVYTNGLDGVTEGFQQYRDGKISNYKIVYKL, from the exons ATGGgaccaccagcaagctgCGCAGCACTAGTCCAAAGAAACGGCAAACCAACAAAAGGCATCATTTCCGTTCCCGTACCGCAAGAGCACCAAGTTCTCGTAAATGTTTCATACGTTGCACAAAACCCCACAGACG TCCAGGCGAATGACCAAAACGCCTTTGGGGATGACGCCGTATTAGGCTGTGACTTTGTAGGCACTGTCGAGAAATTAGGTCCCAACGTCAGCAAGGTCAAAGAAGGGGATGTGATGGCTGGATTGATTTGGGGCG GCGAGGTCAAGGGACAAGGTGCATACAGCGAGTACACTGTTGCAGACGAGCGAATCTGCTTCATTGTTCCGGATGGTATTTCGCACGAAGAAGCTGCTACGGTCCCTTTGGCCGCTTGCACAGCTctcttggcattcttctccaaggACTGCTTGGGCATTGATAGAGCGCAATGCAAGCGGCAGAGTGTCCTTGTATGGGGAGGGAGCT CGAGCGTTGGATTATACGCTATCCAAGTGGCCGCCATGTATGGCCTCAACGTcatcaccacatgcagcccTCGACATCATGACCAGGCCAGTGAACTTGGGGCAAAGCACGTCTTTGACTATCGCGACGAGGACATTGTCAGCAAAATCGTGAATGCTGAGCCGAATTTGAAATACGTATTTGACACGATTGGCAACGACAAATCGTCGGTTACTGCCTCTCAGGCAATCACAAGCAAGGGAGGTCGCTTGTGTACGGTTCGCCCTGGGAAAGCCTTTACCGAGGGTGCGTCGAAGCAGACCACGGTGACGGACGTATTAGTTTGGACGGCATTTCTCAAGGAACACCGATATGGGAAATTTTTCTGGCCG CCGAATAAAGGAGACCATGAGATGTGTGTCGAGTTTTGCGAGCAGCTTCCGAAGTTGCTGTCTAAGGAAATTATAAAACCTAATAATGCAAAGGTTTATACGAATGGGTTGGATGGGGTGACAGAGGGCTTTCAGCAATATCGTGATGGAAAGATTTCCAATTATAAGATTGTGTATAAGTTGTGA